A stretch of Pogona vitticeps strain Pit_001003342236 chromosome 5, PviZW2.1, whole genome shotgun sequence DNA encodes these proteins:
- the LOC144583170 gene encoding uncharacterized protein LOC144583170, with amino-acid sequence MSRFWVFSFLVVIISPSGTSGKPVHGDFRSILQIDFTDAADLANNLEAKRSSYPNAHDPEGPNPTDPSSTCHFIQESQTESQLTCRLHFPRNKFNFNPFGLRFGKRQGSILPGERKQASQSSSSSKILQAQLKLELDRMMGQCGKTWRDDCYF; translated from the exons ATGAGCAGGTTTTGGGTCTTCTCGTTCTTGGTGGTGATCATCAGTCCCAGTGGGACTTCTGGAAAACCTGTCCACGGGGACTTCAGATCCATTCTGCAGATTGATTTTACAG ATGCAGCAGATCTGGCCAACAATTTGGAAGCCAAGAGAAGTTCCTATCCCAATGCCCATGACCCTGAGGGTCCCAACCCAACAGATCCATCCAGCACATGCCACTTCATCCAGGAAAGCCAGACGGAGAGCCAGCTCACTTGCCGGCTCCATTTCCCCAGAAACAAATTCAATTTCAACCCTTTCGGACTCCGTTTCGGAAAACGGCAGGGGAGCATTTTGCCCGGTGAGAGAAAACAGGcttcccaaagcagcagcagcagcaaaatcctGCAGGCTCAGCTGAAACTTGAACTGGACAGGATGATGGGACAGTGTGGGAAAACATGGAGAGATGATTGCTATTTTTGA